A window from Microbacterium ginsengiterrae encodes these proteins:
- a CDS encoding HIT domain-containing protein, with translation MTEPSIFTRILSGDIPGEIVLETETVFAIRDINPQAPLHMLVIPKTEQFRDVTELAAGDPQLLAEMVAVAKRIADEHANGEYRLIFNNGPSAAQSVFHVHAHVLGNLEENKLVGF, from the coding sequence ATGACCGAACCGTCGATCTTCACGCGCATCCTCTCGGGCGACATCCCCGGAGAGATCGTGCTCGAGACCGAGACCGTCTTCGCGATCCGCGACATCAACCCGCAGGCACCGCTGCACATGCTCGTCATCCCCAAGACGGAGCAGTTCCGCGATGTGACCGAGCTCGCCGCCGGAGACCCTCAGCTTCTCGCCGAGATGGTCGCGGTCGCCAAGCGCATCGCGGACGAGCACGCCAACGGCGAGTACCGTCTCATCTTCAACAACGGACCCAGCGCTGCGCAGTCCGTCTTCCACGTGCACGCTCATGTGCTCGGCAACCTCGAGGAGAACAAACTCGTTGGCTTCTGA